A single genomic interval of Microbacterium galbinum harbors:
- a CDS encoding response regulator transcription factor: MTSDLPDLRRPDGTPLRILAVDDEQMLTDLLAMALRMEGWEVRTASSGMEALQVAREFEPDALVLDIMMPDLDGMAVLRRLRESGSLVPVLFLTAKDAVGDRVAGLTAGGDDYVTKPFSLEEVIARLRAIIRRTGHAMADDGQSILRVADLTLNEDSHEVVRDGTEIELTATEFELLRYLMRNERRVLSKAQILDRVWSYDFGGKSSVVELYISYLRKKIDAGRTPLLHTVRGVGYMIKAPQ, from the coding sequence ATGACCAGTGATCTCCCCGACCTGCGCCGCCCCGACGGAACCCCGCTGCGCATCCTCGCGGTCGACGACGAGCAGATGCTCACCGACCTGCTCGCGATGGCCCTGCGCATGGAGGGCTGGGAGGTGCGCACCGCGTCATCCGGCATGGAGGCGCTCCAGGTCGCCCGCGAGTTCGAGCCGGACGCCCTCGTGCTCGACATCATGATGCCCGACCTCGACGGGATGGCCGTGCTGCGGCGCCTGCGCGAATCCGGGAGCCTGGTACCCGTGCTCTTCCTCACCGCGAAGGATGCCGTCGGCGACCGCGTCGCGGGCCTCACCGCCGGCGGTGACGACTACGTGACGAAGCCCTTCAGCCTCGAAGAGGTGATCGCCCGCCTGCGTGCGATCATCCGCCGCACCGGCCACGCGATGGCCGACGACGGACAGTCGATCCTGCGGGTCGCCGATCTCACCCTCAACGAGGACAGCCACGAGGTCGTGCGCGACGGCACCGAGATCGAGCTCACCGCGACCGAGTTCGAGCTGCTGCGGTACCTCATGCGGAACGAGCGTCGCGTGCTCTCGAAGGCCCAGATCCTCGACCGCGTGTGGAGTTACGACTTCGGCGGCAAGTCGTCGGTGGTCGAGCTCTACATCTCGTACCTGCGCAAGAAGATCGACGCCGGACGCACTCCCCTGCTGCACACCGTGCGCGGCGTCGGCTACATGATCAAGGCCCCGCAGTGA